In the Candidatus Rokuibacteriota bacterium genome, GGCCAGCGTATCCACCACAGGACTGGTCACGGACGAGCGTCCCTCGCAGCCAGGGGCCTCCGGCCGGTCACCATCTGCGGTGTCATCGCGCGGAGGTCATGCGGGCGTGGCGGCGGATGGTGGCGACGGCCTTCATGGTGGCGGCTCCCGCCATCCCCATGGTGTCGTCCAGGTCCTTGGGCCCCGCGGCGGCGCCCGCGACGAAGATCCCCGGCACCGACGTCGTCACCGGGTCCAGCGTGTCGTGGGCGACGTCGATGAAGCCGTACTTGTTCTGGCGCAGGCCGAGGGTGCGCGCCACGGCCTTGGTCCCGGCGCTGGGCTCCATGCCGTTGCTGAGGATCACGATGTCCATGGGGACCTCCATGGGCCGGTTCATCGTGGTGTCCTCGCCCCGGACGATCAGCCGGTCGCCCTTCAGGACGACCTCGGAGATCACGCCCTTGATGTAGTTGACCTTGTGCTTCTCCTGGGCGGGCCAGTAGAGGTCGTTCTCCCAGTAGCCGTACATCCGCATGTCGATGTAGAAGATGAACACCCGGCACTGCGGGAGCCTCTCCCGGATCTCGATGGCCTGCTTGGAGGCGATGCCGCAGCAGACCTTCGAGCAGTACTCGTTGCCGATGTGGCGGTCGCGCGACCCGACGCACTGGATGAAGCAGACGCGCTCCGGCGGCTGCCCCGTCGAGGGCCGGACGAACTTCCCCTCCTTCAGCATCTTCTCGGCATCCGTCAGCGTGATCACGTCGTCGTACATGTAGTACCCGTACTGCTGGGTGGCCCGGCCCGGGTCGAAGTGGTCGAAGCCCGTGGCGACGATGATGGCCCCGGCCGAGACCCGCTCCTCGGCCCCATCTCGCCGGAGCGTCACGGCGAAGTCACCGGCTGCGCCGGTGATCCCCGTGACGGTGGTGCCCAGGCGGACGTCCACCAGCGAGTCGTTCGCCACGGCGGCGACCATCTCCCCCATCACCTCCGCCGCATCCCGCATCCCGTGGGTGAGCGCCGCGTAGTGGGCCGAGATGGGCGTGCCGCCGAGCGCGGCCCGCTGCTCCACCAGGACCGCCTTGCAGCCGAGGTCGGCGGCGCCCCGCGCGGCCTCGAGCCCCGCCGGGCCGCCCCCGATGATCAGCAGGGTGTCACTGGCCATCCACGTTCTCCTTGTCTTCCTACTCGAGAGGCGCCGGAGTCCAACCGCGGTGTGCCGGGCCAAGGAACGAGGCAGACAAGGCCCACTGCTGGGCGAGCCGCAGGCGAGGCGAGCGAAGGTGGAAAGAGGGGCGGGAGCCCCGCCGGCGCGGGCGCGAGGCGTACTCCCTGTACGTTGAGCGCCCGCGCCGACCGAGAACATGGCTGGGCGAGCCGCAGCCGGAGGCCAGGCGAGCGGACACGGGAAACGGGCGAGCGGGA is a window encoding:
- a CDS encoding CoB--CoM heterodisulfide reductase iron-sulfur subunit A family protein produces the protein MASDTLLIIGGGPAGLEAARGAADLGCKAVLVEQRAALGGTPISAHYAALTHGMRDAAEVMGEMVAAVANDSLVDVRLGTTVTGITGAAGDFAVTLRRDGAEERVSAGAIIVATGFDHFDPGRATQQYGYYMYDDVITLTDAEKMLKEGKFVRPSTGQPPERVCFIQCVGSRDRHIGNEYCSKVCCGIASKQAIEIRERLPQCRVFIFYIDMRMYGYWENDLYWPAQEKHKVNYIKGVISEVVLKGDRLIVRGEDTTMNRPMEVPMDIVILSNGMEPSAGTKAVARTLGLRQNKYGFIDVAHDTLDPVTTSVPGIFVAGAAAGPKDLDDTMGMAGAATMKAVATIRRHARMTSAR